The Megalops cyprinoides isolate fMegCyp1 chromosome 12, fMegCyp1.pri, whole genome shotgun sequence genome contains a region encoding:
- the LOC118786906 gene encoding potassium channel subfamily K member 16-like, protein MAQLQVTGVKVSWTGLLVLGHFLYLLLGATIFQMLEREAESNNRNHFQLEKLHFLMNYSCLDVPALEKFVQVILGAWEKGVNPSGNSTNPSNWDFSSSFFFAGTVVTTIGYGNLSPSTVSGQVFCVFYALCGIPLNLAFLNQLGKCLTLHLGRMERGVIHMGQHKQSVGVLAVACFLVMGSLLFLVIPPLIFSYVEGWSYGEGFYYAFITLSTIGFGDYVVGTDPDKHYISVYRSLAGAWIIFGLAWLALLCNIGARVMEQVSQLRHHAHEIREQEEQPEKQEEGAGQRAIQQVV, encoded by the exons ATGGCTCAGCTCCAGGTGACCGGTGTTAAGGTCAGCTGGACTGGACTGCTTGTGCTGGGTCACTTCCTGTACCTGCTGCTGGGCGCCACCATCTTCCAGATGCTGGAGCGGGAGGCAGAGAGCAACAACCGCAACCACTTCCAGCTGGAGAAGCTCCACTTCCTCATGAACTACAGCTGTCTGGATGTGCCAGCTCTGGAGAAGTTTGTGCAG GTGATCCTAGGTGCCTGGGAGAAAGGGGTGAACCCCTCTGGAAACTCTACCAACCCCAGCAACTGGGACTTCAGCAGCTCCTTCTTCTTTGCTGGTACTGTGGTTACCACCATAG GCTATGGAAACCTATCCCCCAGCACGGTATCTGGCcaggtgttctgtgtgttctacGCCCTGTGTGGAATTCCACTCAACCTGGCCTTCCTAAACCAGCTGGGAAAATGCCTCACTCTTCACCTGGGGAGGATGGAGCGGGGCGTGATCCACATGGGGCAGCACAAG CAATCAGTGGGAGTCCTGGCGGTGGCCTGCTTCCTAGTGATGGGAAGTCTGCTCTTCTTGGTAATACCCCCACTGATCTTCAGCTACGTGGAAGGCTGGTCATATGGCGAGGGCTTCTACTATGCCTTCATCACCCTCAGCACCATTGGTTTTGGAGACTACGTCGTGG GAACTGACCCAGATAAGCACTATATCTCTGTTTACCGCAGTCTGGCCGGTGCGTGGATCATCTTTGGGCTGGCCTGGCTGGCCCTGCTCTGTAACATTGGAGCCAGGGTGATGGAGCAGGTCTCCCAGCTCAGGCACCATGCTCATGAGATCCGGGAACAGGAGGAACAGCCTGAAAAGCAGGAGGAGGGCGCTGGGCAGAGAGCAATCCAGCAGGTGGTCTGA